A window from Chitinophaga filiformis encodes these proteins:
- a CDS encoding gliding motility-associated C-terminal domain-containing protein, translating into MYQISGSNNTYVPAYPGQVHSLLIKKWHSAALFLALSMLLGGWILAMNRLPDHRKMKQPLAGISHKMADGVDIFDVARAEEGGGHGTIAFRMQNGAVAPVDIVINYTINATVTNAAVNGVDIVTLPTTITLPAGQTEVLLDIAAIDDSFIEGDENLEITMTSALGTNGVDYLTPHRGLTTTVIDNDNRISIERVNNGKELGGGTASDGNFLISLPPSLTFNEDIHVKYAIGGTTTATGGPGATYDYNNSTLTGDIILPANTNSLTLPIKVNDDQLVEGNEIVEMTIQDNSFSAVSNIKFSYNQTKKTATVIIEDDDINIPIGVQSTTNGKEPGGAGNDGSFTVGWPTGYSAAVSILVRYTITGTATNGADYNTITLTKTILAGSSNVTIPVTVKDDATIEGPETVVLTITSLTGLSGLTIGSSNNPGTVTIQDNDVKSSQQWKSASYPGAATGGPVKAGDLITYTVHVRNTGNVNLTGVVITDNIPANTQFVSADGGIVPDATGKLTWTIPTIAVGVTNEIRRFTVRVANDLTGVTNITNTASVDNGDGTGGHPTTQPDPNNPDNPHPTPDPNGPSTDIPVDGGGNKSANWKSASYTGSGANGKVKTGDLITYTIHVRNTGHITIPSVVINDNIPAYTVFVSADGGIVPDATGKLSWTLTNIPVGGTDVTRSFVVRVATDLTGASSIINTAGVDNGDGTGEHPSTPPDPNNPDDPHPNPDPNDPSTNVPVDQIKRSANWKSASYTGSGTNGKVKTGDEITYTIHVRNTGNVTLTNVLISDMMPAYTTFVSADGGIVPDATGKLSWTIPAVAVGVADVTRSFKVKVAADLTGATTIVNTADVDNGDGTGGHPTTPPDPNDPNNPHPNPDPNDPSTEVPVDNNKSSANWKSATYTGTGAGGKVKAGDEITYFIHVRNTGNVTLTNVKISDMIPAHTSFVSADGGIVPDATGKLTWTIPGIAVGAADVVRSFKVKVANDLTGVTSILNTGDVDNGDGTGNHPTTPPDPNDPNNPHPNPDPNDPSTDIPTDGGGNKSANWKSASYTGSGANGKVKTGDLITYTIHVRNTGHITIPSVVINDNIPAYTVFVSADGGIVPDATGKLSWTLTNIPVGGADVTRSFVVRVATDLTGASSIINTAGVDNGDGTGEHPSTPPDPNNPNNPHPNPDPNDPSTNVPVDQIKRSANWKSASYTGSGTNGKVKAGDEITYTIHIRNTGNVTLTNILISDMLPAYTTFVSADGGIVPDATGKLSWTIPAVAVGAADAIRSFKVKVANDLTGATTIVNTGDVDNGDGTGGHPTTPPDPNDPNNPHPNPDPNDPSTEVPVDNNKHSASWKSASYTGTGVNGKVKAGDEITYFIHIRNTGNEALTNVMISDVIPAYTSFISADGGIVPDAAGKLTWQIPNIAVGAPDVIRSFKVKVVNDLTGVTSIVNTADVDNGDGTGDHPTTPPDPNDPNNPHPNPDPNDPSTDIPADDGGNKSVNWKSASYTGSGANGKVRTGDIITYTIHVRNTGNIKLASVIVTDKIPAYTDFVSADGGVAPDATGKLTWTLTNIPVGGADVTRSFVVRVAADLTGATSIINTAGIDNGDGSGEHPSIPPDPNDPNNPHPNPDPNDPSTEVPVEQDKSSVNWKSAAYTGSGVNGMVKAGDVITYTIHVRNTGNVKLENVLITDLIPAYTEFISADDGITPDATGKLTWTIPEILFAAPDAVRSFKVRVVTDLTGAGYITNTADVDNGDGTGGHPTTPPDPNDPNNPHPDPDPNDPSTEVPVDNGKHSDNWKSASYSGTGANGGVTTGDQITYTIHVRNSGNATLTNVVISDEIPAYTAFVSADEGVTPSAGKLTWTIASIPVGGADVTRSFTVKVVEDLTGALSITNTADVDNGNGKGNEPTHPADPDDPNNPMTNPPPGPSTDVKVDTLVRFEAWKGVVTTSGADKASPGEILTYTIHIRNTGNVRLPLITVTDPVPALTTFQSAEEDGLFNAGSNTVSWEVRDIAVGAVVDLTFKVKVDDKLDSGAVITNTATVSDGKTDIPTWGCDPHSANCSGTPGTVIGTNPSGDLEFANAMSPNGDGKNEYFVIKGLEKYPPAALYVFNRWGSMVYQSKAYQNDWSAKGLSEGTYYYKLELKLPGGIKLYKGWIVIKRN; encoded by the coding sequence ATGTATCAGATATCTGGTTCTAACAACACTTATGTGCCTGCATATCCAGGACAGGTGCATTCCCTCTTAATAAAGAAATGGCATAGCGCTGCATTGTTCCTCGCGCTAAGTATGCTTTTAGGTGGCTGGATATTAGCCATGAACCGCCTTCCTGACCACAGGAAGATGAAACAACCTCTTGCCGGCATCTCTCATAAGATGGCAGATGGCGTTGACATATTCGATGTTGCACGCGCGGAGGAAGGAGGCGGCCATGGTACTATTGCTTTTAGGATGCAGAACGGTGCAGTGGCGCCGGTAGATATAGTGATCAACTATACAATAAATGCTACAGTAACAAACGCCGCCGTCAATGGGGTGGATATTGTGACCCTGCCAACTACCATTACATTGCCCGCAGGACAAACAGAAGTCCTGCTGGATATCGCGGCTATAGACGATTCATTTATTGAAGGGGATGAGAACCTTGAAATTACGATGACGTCTGCTTTAGGTACGAATGGAGTGGACTACCTCACACCTCACCGCGGACTCACCACTACTGTAATAGATAATGATAACCGGATCAGCATTGAAAGAGTGAACAACGGAAAGGAATTGGGCGGTGGTACCGCAAGTGATGGAAACTTCCTCATCAGCTTACCGCCGTCTCTTACTTTCAATGAAGATATCCATGTAAAATATGCGATAGGTGGTACCACTACTGCTACCGGTGGTCCGGGGGCCACATACGACTATAATAATAGCACACTGACCGGAGATATAATATTGCCTGCGAATACCAACAGCCTCACACTTCCGATAAAGGTGAACGATGACCAGTTGGTGGAAGGAAATGAAATTGTGGAGATGACAATACAGGACAACAGTTTCTCGGCAGTATCCAATATAAAATTCTCCTATAATCAGACTAAGAAGACAGCCACCGTTATCATTGAAGATGATGATATCAATATTCCTATTGGTGTGCAGAGCACTACTAACGGGAAGGAACCCGGAGGGGCTGGGAATGACGGTAGTTTTACAGTGGGCTGGCCCACCGGATATAGTGCTGCCGTCAGCATTCTCGTAAGATATACCATAACGGGTACAGCTACAAATGGTGCGGACTACAACACCATCACGCTGACAAAAACAATTCTTGCAGGTTCCAGTAATGTAACAATACCCGTAACAGTAAAGGATGATGCGACTATAGAGGGACCGGAAACAGTGGTCCTCACTATTACCAGTTTAACTGGTTTATCGGGACTGACAATAGGTAGTAGCAATAATCCAGGTACCGTTACGATCCAGGATAACGATGTAAAGTCCTCACAGCAATGGAAAAGCGCCAGCTATCCTGGTGCGGCTACCGGTGGTCCGGTGAAGGCAGGGGACCTGATCACCTACACTGTGCATGTCCGCAATACCGGTAACGTCAATCTTACCGGTGTAGTTATTACTGATAATATTCCCGCCAATACTCAGTTTGTCAGCGCAGATGGTGGTATCGTGCCCGATGCTACAGGTAAGCTCACCTGGACAATCCCTACCATAGCAGTAGGTGTAACAAATGAGATCCGGCGTTTTACAGTAAGGGTAGCGAACGATCTGACCGGTGTTACAAATATTACCAATACCGCCTCAGTAGACAATGGCGACGGTACCGGCGGGCATCCTACCACACAGCCGGACCCGAACAATCCTGATAATCCGCATCCTACTCCTGATCCTAATGGCCCGTCTACCGACATACCTGTAGATGGTGGTGGTAACAAGTCTGCCAACTGGAAGAGCGCCAGTTACACAGGTTCCGGCGCAAACGGGAAAGTAAAGACAGGTGATCTTATTACCTATACTATACATGTCCGCAACACGGGTCATATCACAATACCCAGCGTTGTCATCAACGATAATATACCTGCTTACACCGTGTTTGTAAGCGCCGACGGTGGCATCGTACCAGATGCTACAGGCAAACTAAGCTGGACCCTTACAAATATTCCCGTAGGTGGCACAGATGTGACGCGTAGTTTTGTAGTGAGAGTAGCTACTGATCTTACAGGGGCAAGCAGCATTATCAATACTGCCGGTGTAGATAATGGGGACGGCACCGGCGAACATCCCAGCACGCCGCCAGATCCAAATAATCCAGACGATCCGCATCCAAACCCCGACCCGAATGATCCTTCCACTAATGTACCGGTTGACCAGATCAAGAGATCTGCTAACTGGAAAAGCGCCAGCTACACTGGTTCGGGTACTAACGGAAAAGTGAAAACAGGTGATGAGATCACTTACACCATTCACGTTCGTAATACTGGTAATGTCACGCTGACAAATGTATTGATCAGTGATATGATGCCGGCATATACCACTTTTGTAAGTGCAGATGGAGGCATTGTACCGGATGCTACCGGTAAGCTGAGCTGGACTATTCCTGCTGTTGCCGTTGGTGTAGCAGATGTGACACGCAGTTTCAAGGTAAAGGTGGCGGCAGACCTTACCGGTGCTACCACTATTGTTAATACGGCCGACGTTGATAATGGCGATGGTACCGGCGGTCATCCTACTACACCGCCAGATCCAAATGATCCTAACAATCCGCATCCGAATCCTGATCCGAATGATCCTTCTACGGAAGTGCCGGTCGATAATAATAAAAGCTCTGCCAACTGGAAGAGCGCAACCTATACAGGCACCGGTGCTGGTGGAAAGGTAAAGGCAGGTGACGAGATCACCTACTTTATACATGTCCGCAATACCGGTAACGTGACGCTTACCAATGTGAAGATCAGTGACATGATTCCCGCTCATACCTCCTTTGTCAGCGCCGACGGAGGCATTGTACCGGATGCTACGGGTAAATTAACCTGGACAATCCCGGGTATAGCTGTAGGTGCAGCAGATGTGGTGCGCAGCTTCAAAGTGAAAGTGGCGAACGACCTGACCGGTGTTACCAGTATCCTTAACACGGGTGATGTAGACAATGGTGACGGTACCGGCAATCATCCTACTACGCCACCGGATCCGAATGATCCCAACAATCCGCATCCGAACCCTGACCCGAATGATCCATCTACAGATATACCAACAGATGGAGGTGGCAATAAGTCCGCCAACTGGAAGAGCGCCAGTTACACAGGTTCCGGCGCAAACGGGAAAGTAAAGACAGGTGATCTTATTACCTATACTATACATGTCCGCAACACGGGTCATATCACAATACCCAGCGTTGTCATCAACGATAATATACCCGCGTACACTGTGTTTGTAAGCGCCGACGGTGGCATCGTACCGGATGCTACAGGCAAACTAAGCTGGACCCTTACAAATATTCCCGTAGGCGGCGCCGACGTGACCCGCAGTTTTGTAGTAAGAGTAGCTACTGATCTTACAGGGGCAAGCAGCATTATCAATACTGCCGGTGTAGATAATGGGGACGGCACCGGCGAACATCCCAGTACGCCGCCTGATCCAAATAATCCAAACAATCCGCATCCGAACCCCGACCCGAATGATCCGTCCACTAATGTACCGGTTGACCAGATTAAGAGATCTGCTAACTGGAAAAGCGCCAGCTACACTGGTTCGGGTACTAACGGAAAAGTGAAGGCAGGCGATGAGATCACTTACACTATTCATATCCGGAATACAGGTAATGTTACACTGACCAATATATTGATCAGTGATATGCTACCGGCATATACCACCTTTGTAAGTGCTGACGGTGGCATCGTACCGGATGCTACCGGTAAGCTGAGCTGGACCATTCCTGCCGTTGCTGTGGGCGCAGCAGATGCAATACGCAGCTTCAAGGTAAAGGTGGCAAACGATCTGACAGGAGCCACCACTATCGTCAATACAGGAGATGTTGATAATGGCGATGGCACCGGTGGTCATCCTACTACACCGCCAGATCCGAATGATCCCAACAATCCGCATCCGAATCCTGATCCGAATGACCCTTCTACCGAAGTGCCGGTTGACAATAACAAGCACTCTGCCAGCTGGAAGAGCGCCAGCTATACAGGTACCGGTGTGAACGGCAAAGTGAAGGCTGGTGATGAGATCACCTATTTCATACATATCCGTAATACAGGTAATGAGGCGCTCACGAATGTGATGATCAGCGACGTGATCCCGGCGTATACTTCCTTTATCAGTGCAGACGGTGGCATCGTCCCGGATGCTGCAGGTAAATTGACCTGGCAGATCCCTAATATCGCAGTGGGTGCGCCCGACGTAATACGCAGTTTCAAAGTGAAAGTGGTGAATGACCTGACCGGTGTTACCAGTATTGTCAATACTGCCGATGTAGACAACGGCGATGGTACGGGCGATCATCCAACTACGCCACCGGATCCGAATGATCCCAACAATCCGCATCCGAACCCTGACCCGAATGATCCTTCTACCGACATACCTGCAGATGATGGCGGTAATAAGTCTGTTAACTGGAAAAGCGCCAGCTACACCGGTTCAGGCGCTAATGGGAAAGTGAGAACAGGGGACATTATCACCTATACCATACATGTACGTAATACTGGCAATATCAAGCTGGCGAGTGTTATTGTTACAGATAAGATCCCTGCATATACAGATTTCGTGAGCGCTGATGGCGGTGTTGCGCCGGATGCTACCGGTAAACTCACCTGGACGCTTACGAACATCCCTGTAGGAGGCGCAGATGTGACCCGTAGTTTTGTAGTGAGAGTTGCAGCCGACCTGACAGGGGCTACCAGCATTATCAATACCGCTGGCATTGACAATGGCGATGGATCGGGAGAACATCCAAGTATTCCGCCGGACCCTAATGATCCTAACAATCCTCATCCGAATCCTGATCCGAATGACCCGTCCACCGAGGTACCAGTGGAGCAGGATAAAAGTTCAGTGAACTGGAAGAGTGCAGCTTATACCGGCAGTGGTGTGAATGGCATGGTGAAAGCGGGTGACGTGATCACTTACACGATCCACGTTCGTAATACCGGCAATGTGAAACTGGAAAATGTGCTGATCACTGACCTCATTCCTGCCTATACGGAATTTATCAGTGCAGACGATGGTATTACGCCTGATGCCACTGGTAAATTGACCTGGACGATCCCCGAGATCCTGTTTGCTGCGCCGGATGCGGTGCGCAGTTTCAAAGTGAGGGTGGTGACCGATCTCACAGGTGCAGGATATATCACGAATACTGCAGATGTAGACAATGGTGATGGTACGGGCGGTCATCCTACCACACCGCCGGATCCCAATGATCCTAACAATCCGCACCCGGATCCCGATCCGAACGATCCTTCTACGGAAGTGCCCGTAGATAATGGCAAACACTCCGACAACTGGAAAAGCGCCAGCTATAGCGGAACAGGAGCAAACGGTGGTGTGACAACAGGAGATCAGATCACCTATACTATTCACGTAAGGAATAGTGGCAATGCTACTTTAACAAATGTTGTAATAAGCGATGAGATACCTGCCTATACGGCATTCGTAAGCGCTGATGAAGGCGTTACACCGTCTGCCGGTAAGTTGACATGGACGATTGCCAGTATCCCTGTTGGTGGCGCTGATGTAACCCGTTCATTTACGGTGAAAGTTGTGGAAGACCTTACAGGTGCGCTTAGTATTACCAATACTGCGGATGTAGACAATGGCAATGGTAAAGGGAATGAGCCTACACATCCTGCTGATCCTGATGATCCCAATAACCCGATGACAAATCCTCCTCCTGGTCCATCTACAGATGTGAAGGTGGATACACTGGTAAGGTTCGAGGCGTGGAAAGGAGTGGTAACAACAAGTGGCGCAGATAAGGCCAGTCCGGGGGAAATACTGACCTACACCATTCACATACGCAATACCGGCAATGTCAGGCTGCCGCTCATTACCGTGACCGATCCGGTACCGGCGCTCACTACATTCCAGAGTGCGGAAGAGGATGGGCTTTTCAATGCAGGCAGCAATACGGTTAGCTGGGAAGTCAGGGATATCGCGGTAGGTGCTGTAGTGGATCTTACGTTTAAAGTGAAAGTAGATGATAAGCTGGATTCCGGCGCTGTGATTACCAATACCGCTACGGTATCGGACGGTAAGACAGATATCCCTACCTGGGGTTGTGACCCTCACAGCGCCAATTGTAGCGGTACACCCGGTACTGTGATAGGAACAAATCCCAGCGGTGACCTTGAATTTGCGAATGCCATGAGCCCTAACGGCGATGGTAAGAATGAATACTTCGTGATAAAAGGTCTGGAGAAATATCCGCCTGCTGCTTTATATGTATTCAACCGATGGGGCAGTATGGTATACCAGTCGAAGGCATACCAGAACGACTGGTCGGCTAAGGGATTAAGCGAAGGCACTTATTACTATAAACTGGAATTGAAACTACCGGGAGGAATAAAATTATACAAGGGATGGATTGTGATAAAACGAAACTGA